The following are from one region of the Coffea eugenioides isolate CCC68of chromosome 2, Ceug_1.0, whole genome shotgun sequence genome:
- the LOC113759892 gene encoding uncharacterized protein LOC113759892, translated as MAESANPDLSGMTKTMKDKYDKYWGRVEKMNMLIFIAYMLDPRTKFEYFEFIACKMYGDTEGAVVARVAKDAMYELFDKYKRFNTDAGSTTISQSSTSSLSSGSENSISSFDGEASDKELNVEEKLEELEEFESGLIKGGAGAIIVDV; from the exons ATGGCAGAAAGTGCTAATCCTGACTTGAGTGGAATGACAAAAACGATGAAAGACAAGTATGATAAGTATTGGGGAAGAGTGGAGAAAATGAACATGTTGATTTTTATTGCTTACATGCTTGATCCTAGAACAAAGTTTGAGTATTTTGAATTCATTGCTTGTAAAATGTATGGTGATACCGAGGGTGCCGTTGTGGCTCGTGTAGCCAAGGATGCAATGTATGAATTGTTTGATAAGTACAAGAGATTCAATACTGATGCTGGATCAACTACTATTTCTCAATCCTCTACTTCTTCACTGTCTAGTGGATCTGAAAATAGCATCTCTTCCTTTGATGGAGAA GCATCGGACAAGGAGTTGAATGTAGAAGAAAAATTGGAGGAACTTGAGGAATTTGAATCTG GTTTGATCAAAGGAGGTGCAGGCGCCATAATTGTTGATGTTTGA